The nucleotide window GCTGAGGCGACACCTGCACTTCACGATAACACGTCGAACGTGCCACTCCAAGCGCACGGCTCGCACGCCTCACCCCACACATACCCAGACTCACCACATGAGCCACGGCCAGTTTGCGTTGCATGGGACTCACCACTTTTTTGAGTTCACCTCCTTAAGGATTTGGATGTCCAGCGCCTGGTCAGCCACCAACCTTTTGAGTCGACTATTTTCCTCCTCAAGGTCTTTGAGCCTTCTCGCCTCGCTCTGATCCATTCCGCCGTATTTGCGCTTCCAACGATAGAAGGTCTGCTCGCTGATGTTCAGTTCCCGGC belongs to Phragmitibacter flavus and includes:
- a CDS encoding transposase gives rise to the protein MRKRHSVEQIIKTLKQVEGGARLPDICRELNISEQTFYRWKRKYGGMDQSEARRLKDLEEENSRLKRLVADQALDIQILKEVNSKKW